Proteins from a single region of Cydia strobilella chromosome 2, ilCydStro3.1, whole genome shotgun sequence:
- the LOC134752371 gene encoding uncharacterized protein LOC134752371, which translates to MAATDGQVVVAASRWSDEGNYLREYVAKYRLPNVAKIIKGQYGGLGVPTLPSPSLQSTALLVSAGKSKKIIAQAIKLKEGRRMVSVGPRIAIPETYKGYFELLSEEGRAVRCIESVAELARRRLDDGCLVREPIRVICGKTDLEGTVTADGARNLPAGEVIMPRGEIYLGKNKYLKCTDSKGDVVLLSLDQRGKFSAVAKEENISGVHTAKTLLTKRLPITVRLVHGTPPRGLKSSNHFVPEIRLLSMFEEEHVFALPLQKEGNALVGLPLAAPIKMLRCKNEEQIKNFMEFSRLVDKCNRLLIEVVDRIHILDGKLGDPKRLLNAPLHAPPLLKTGYFLRRSASSDTANQHKHLSRHSHIYSSHRDENSIPDENEEIDRIYDYVRGFAPLPKNIKASYTNEPTLKHETAPSSPAATPIHMPLITEIKPEPPPIETIPSKKPLNQKAEKRTRKTAVTTKEVPITVYKEKCSIAPAPNLPKLYIKNGISNNKSRMVFRQKSNSPTKESPSPIASPIRPLTKGDSPIFNIRYKSLSNIHQAMELDGTLDSSHSGGRTSGDSGNGPKLPEKRSRKLSRPKSLTNLVWEMKGCPVETVEKPKVRSKNEGYKKIGNKLSLGAQKRVPTLYL; encoded by the coding sequence ATGGCAGCCACGGACGGCCAAGTCGTAGTCGCAGCATCCCGCTGGTCCGATGAAGGAAACTACCTCCGGGAGTATGTCGCTAAATACCGGCTGCCCAATGTCGCCAAGATCATCAAGGGACAGTACGGCGGGCTTGGCGTGCCCACTTTGCCAAGCCCTAGTCTACAGAGCACTGCCTTGCTTGTTTCAGCGGGAAAGAGCAAGAAAATAATAGCACAAGCCATCAAACTGAAAGAAGGACGACGAATGGTCAGTGTCGGACCACGGATCGCCATCCCAGAGACATACAAAGGCTATTTTGAGTTACTTAGCGAGGAAGGGAGAGCAGTCAGATGCATAGAATCTGTAGCAGAACTAGCTAGGAGAAGGCTCGATGATGGTTGTCTTGTCAGGGAACCTATCAGAGTAATTTGTGGTAAAACTGATTTAGAAGGAACTGTGACCGCTGACGGTGCAAGAAATTTACCAGCAGGTGAAGTCATCATGCCTAGAGGGGAAATATACTTAgggaaaaacaaatatttgaagtgTACGGATTCCAAAGGAGACGTCGTTCTTCTTAGCTTGGATCAAAGAGGAAAATTCTCTGCCGTCGCCAAGGAAGAAAATATAAGTGGGGTTCATACTGCAAAAACGTTACTGACAAAACGACTGCCTATCACTGTGAGACTTGTGCATGGTACCCCTCCTAGAGGCTTAAAAAGTTCGAACCATTTTGTCCCAGAAATTCGACTCCTATCTATGTTCGAAGAAGAGCACGTTTTCGCCTTACCGTTGCAAAAAGAAGGAAACGCATTAGTAGGTTTGCCTTTAGCTGCACCAATCAAAATGTTGAGATGCAAAAACGAAGAACAGATAAAAAACTTTATGGAATTTTCTAGGCTCGTCGATAAATGTAATCGCTTGTTAATCGAAGTGGTTGATAGGATACACATATTAGATGGAAAACTGGGCGATCCTAAAAGGCTTTTGAATGCTCCTCTTCATGCGCCACCGTTACTTAAAACTGGGTATTTCTTACGGAGAAGTGCATCTTCAGACACGGCCAATCAACATAAACATTTGTCTAGGCATAGCCATATTTACAGTAGCCACAGAGATGAGAATAGCATTCCTGATGAGAACGAAGAAATCGATCGGATCTACGATTACGTACGAGGCTTCGCTCCTCTTCCTAAGAACATAAAAGCATCTTACACAAATGAACCAACTCTAAAACACGAAACTGCTCCATCTTCTCCTGCAGCTACGCCTATCCACATGCCTTTAATAACGGAGATTAAACCCGAGCCACCTCCAATAGAAACTATTCCATCCAAAAAACCTCTAAATCAGAAAGCAGAGAAGAGAACGCGAAAAACTGCCGTAACTACAAAAGAAGTTCCCATAACAGTTTATAAAGAAAAATGTTCCATCGCCCCGGCGCCGAACCTCCCTAAATTGTATATCAAAAACGGTATCAGTAATAATAAAAGTAGGATGGTTTTCAGACAGAAAAGCAACTCACCGACTAAAGAGTCTCCTAGTCCTATAGCTAGTCCAATCAGACCGTTAACGAAAGGCGATTCCCCGATCttcaatattaggtataagagTCTTTCAAACATTCATCAAGCTATGGAACTTGATGGCACCCTAGACTCGAGCCACTCAGGAGGTCGGACATCTGGGGACTCGGGAAATGGTCCCAAGCTTCCCGAAAAGAGATCAAGGAAACTTAGCAGGCCTAAATCTCTCACTAATCTGGTTTGGGAGATGAAAGGTTGTCCGGTAGAAACAGTAGAGAAGCCTAAGGTTCGGAGTAAAAATGAAGGATACAAGAAGATCGGAAACAAGTTGTCCCTAGGAGCACAGAAGAGGGTACCGACGTTGTATCTCTAA